Part of the Intestinibacillus sp. Marseille-P6563 genome is shown below.
ATACCTTGAAATAGGAGAAGCGGCCATACTGATCAGCCACCGTCTTAAAGACATACGCGCAAGTCGAGCCGTTGGGCGAGCAAACGATCTCATCGAGTTCGCCCTTTTCGTCTTCATATACTTCGGCCGGTGCTTCATCCGGGGACGGCATGTAGTCGGCAATGCCCTTGAGCAGTGCATAGGAACCAATGCCGGTTGCAGCCGTGCCGCAGAATACCGGGGCAATCACCAGGTCGCGCACGCCCTGACGGATGCCGGCGATGAGTTCTTCATCCGAGAATTCTTCGCCTGCGAAGTAACGCTCCATCAGGTCTTCGCTCAGTTCGGCTACGTTTTCGCATAACGCTGCACGGTGCTGGTCGATACGCTCGACCATATTGTCCGGGATCGGGATTTCAACACGCTTGGTGCCTTCCATCTTGTAGGCCTTGCGGATGACACAGTCGACAACGCCGACCGTATCGCGGTTGCCTTCAAAGATCGGCACTACGATCGGGCAGACCGAAACGCCGAACTGCTTCTGCAGCTTATGTAATGCGGTATAGTAATCGGAATTTTCCTCGTCGATCTTGGAAATATAGAACATGCGCGGCATGTTACGCTCTGCGGCCCGCTTCCAGGCCTTTTCGGTGCCCACACCGGGGCCAGCCTTACCGGTCGCTACGATGAGCGCCGATTCCGCGACGCGCAGCGCATGCTGAACTTCAGATTCAAAATCAAAGAAACCTGGGGTATCGAGCAGGTTGATCTTGCAATCGCCCCAGACCACCGGCGCCACTGCCGTCGAGATGGAGAACTGGCGCTTGACTTCTTCGGGGTCATAGTCACAAACTGTATTGCCATCCGGCACCTTGCCTACGCGCTCGGTTGCACCGGAGGTAAACAGCAAACTCTCAACCAGGGAGGTCTTACCGTCGCCGCCGTGGCCCATGACGCAGACATTTCTTAACTTATTCACCGGGTACGTTGCCATATTTATACACTCTCCTGCTTGTATGATCTGAGAGCGTCTTGTGCAGATTGCCAAATTACGTCTCTCTTATGTTCGTAATTATACACTATATAGCCGAATAATGCAAATACTATTTTGTGTATCCTGCCAAGAAAGGCAAAAGAAAAGGAAATGCCGCATATTTTTGCAGCATTTCCTCCAATTCGTCTGGAATTTTTTAATAATTGCGACGGGTGGTCAGGTTGATGAGCAGCACCGGCACATACCACAAGATGAGATACAGAATCACATTTTTGGGTTCGACCGCCTCGGCAGCGCCCTTGAACGTCAGATAGAACATCAAAAGCATGCCGCAAATGCCGGCAATCGTGCCGATGAGCAGGTTGGAACGCATTGCGCCGACCAGTTTATCGGCTGCCTGCTGCACCATCGCGTACGGCATTGCACCGTCCTTGGACAGCAGAGCGCACACGCGGTCCTTGGCGACATATCGCGCGTCGTTCAGTTCCGGGATGCGGGCCGGGTCGACCGCACCGGTCACACCATGCTTGACTTCAAACATAGCTTCCACCATCGCCGGGGAGATGTTGAAGTCCTGTGCGGCGATCATCGGGCGAATCTTCAGGCGGCACAGCGAATGGATGGCACCATAGGTCTGTGCAGTCGGGTGATAGGTCAGCTTGATCTCGCCCGCGATCTGGCTGTTGATGACGACATAGACACCGTTTTCGATGCCCTGGTTATCCCGCAGCCGGATGCCCAGCTTGCTCAGGAAGGCCGCTGTGCCGACCAGAACGCTGTCCGAACCGATGTCAGCCGACAGGCCGCCCGATTCATAATTGGTCACATTGGTCGCGCGTACCGGACGGCCATACTGCTCACGCAGGGCCTCGCTGAGTACGCGGCCGATCTCCAGCCCCTGTCCAGCCGTGACGGCCGAAGCATAAGCCAGCAGCTTTTCAGCCGAATAGCTACCAAAATTGCGCACCTCATCAATCGTGATCGAGCCGGTGGGGAACAGATCACCGTCGCGCAGCATGGCCTGCTTGACACCGCGCAGACGCTCGGCCTGCCGGGCGCTGGCAATGGCTGCGCCTTCGGTCAGCAGCTTACGGGAAACATTGCGGTACGGCGCGCCAAAGGCACACAGAATGCCAAACGGCGCCGAAATAGACAAAATCGCGGACAGTGCCCAGCAGAACCGGGTCGGTTCGCCGGCCCCAAAGGAAGCAATTGCGGCAAAGACAATGGACGCAAGAATAGCCAGCGGCGCATAGATGCGTTCAAAGGTATCGATCTTGTCGCTGCGCTCCATTTCACGCAAGAAGCCGGTCAGGTCGGGCATCTGATACTTAACAGCCCGACGAACATGGTCGCGGCTGTCCTGATGGGCGTAAACACCGATCGGACGGTCGCCCAGGGTCGCCGCTTTATAGGCCCGATAGCGGCCGGCCATACGTGCCTTTTCCTCCTGCATCTGGGCGAACAGCAGCAAAATGCTGACCGCACAGTACGGCAGCCATCCGCTCCACTGGAACAGGATGATGGTCATGCCGTGGATGAGCGAAGCGACGAGCGAAAAGTCTACGAGCGTGCTGCGGTCGGGCCGCAGCTTGAACAGATTATAAATGCCGTTGCCGACAATATCCAGTCCGGCAAACATGGCCAGGAACTGCATAATCATGAGCGTCATAATGGTGAGATACGCGTGCTCGGCATATTGCAGCATCGCAGGCAGCGGCAGACCCATGCCGCTGGCGACCGTGATATACATAGCCAGCAGGCCCAAAATCAGCACAAACACGCTGCGGCGGGCCAAATTCTTGGCACGGCGCTTGCAGAACCGCTGTGCTTCGCGCGGGTTGCGAATTTCAATATCGTCCTCCCGGTCAAGGGCGCGTTCGTTTTCTGCACGACGCTCTTTTTCGCGCTTTTTGCGCTCGCGGCGGCTCAGACGCGGTTCATTGTCTTCCTCGGCTGCCAGTTCGGCCAGATGGCGCGCCTGTTCGTCAGCCGTGGCGCGCAGCGATTCTTCGACCGCACGGGGGTCGACACCCGGCACACGCGGGATGCGTCCGCTGACCTGCGGCACCCGTCCCGTGCCCTGCGGGATACGGCCGGTCCCCTGTGGGATGCGGCCTGTACCTTGCGGAATACGGCCCGTTCCTTGATAAACCCGGCCGGTCGTGCGCGGAATGCGGGCTGTGCCCTGCGATACGCGCGGAATCGAGCCGGTGCGCTGGCTGACCGGGCGCTGTGCATTGACCCGCGGGATACGGGCCGTGCCCTGCGGCATACGCATGCTGCTCTGCATGCGCGGCGAAGCGCTATGCCCTTCATGCGCCTGGTCGACTGCACCGCTGACCTCGGCCAAAATATCGTTCAAATTAAATTCGCCGCTGTCCTGGCTGACTTTGCTCCGTTGGGGCTGCACCACAGGATCAGGCTTTGCAACAGGAGCTTCCGGTTCCTTGGACGGCTGGTCGGACACATCGCCGATCAGCTTTCGGATTTCGGACAGTTCCTGTGTATCCATCAACTTGTCACTCATTCCGTTCTATCTCCTTTCACGCCACAGGTCCGGCGGCGCACTGCTTCATACAGCAGCACAGCCGCTGCATTGGACGCATTGAGCGAATTGACCTTGCCCCGCATGGGGATACTGACCAGAAAGTCGCAGGTCTCCCGCGTCAAGCGGCTCAGTCCGCTGCCCTCCGAGCCGATGACCAATGCGGTCGGCCCGGCGAAGTCGGCCGTATACAGCTCGGCATTGCCGTCTGCTTCGGCGCCGTAAATCCACACGCCGCGCGCTTTGAGTTCCTCAAGCGCTGCGGCCAGATTGACTGCCTTGTGTACCAGAATGTGCTCGATGGCACCCGCAGACGCACGCGCGACCACACCGGTCAGCCCCACAGCGCGCCGCTTGGGGATGATGACCCCATGCGCCCCAGCCGCTTCGGCCGAACGCAAAATCGCGCCCAGATTGTGCGGGTCCTCGATGCCGTCGCACACTACGAACAGGGGCGCTTCGCCCTTGTCCTCTGCGGCCTGGAACAAATCATCCAGGCTGGCATAGGTATGTGCCGCTGCCTGGGCAATCACGCCCTGGTGATTGCCGGTCTGGCTCATGTGGTCAAGTTTGCGGCGGTCGCACTGGGTGACCGGCACACCGGCTGTCCGCGCCAGGGCAAGGATTTCTCCGACCCGGCCATGGGTGCCTTCGGCGACAAACAGTTTATCGACCGGTCGGCCCGACCGCAGCAGTTCGGTGACCGCGTTGCGGCCTTCGACCAGGGTCGCCTCTTCGGCTTCCCCGCCCGGACGCCGGCCGCGGCCTGGTTTTTTCTCTCTATCGTTCATGCATTGTTCAACTCCATACCGTTTTCCATTTCCAATACCGATACAGAATGTATTATAACATAAAGGCCGCACTCCATACAATGGAGTGCGGCAAAAAAATCATATTTGGTCGGAAAATCCCGTTTTCAGAGACCGCTTAGACGTTGAAGAACTTGGCGTGGATGGCCTTGACCGCCTTGTCGGAATCCTCTTCGTTGATGAGCACCGAGATCTTGATCTCCGAGGTCGAGATCATGCGGATGTTGATGCCCGCCGAAGCCAGGGCTTCGAACATCTTGGCTGCCACACCGGCGTTGGACGCCATGCCTGCGCCGACGATCGATACCTTCGCGACCGCGGTGTTGACCGACAGGTCCTCAAAGCCCAGATTTTCCTGATTCTCGCGCAGTACCTTTTCAGCTTCTTCGGCGCAGCTTTCCGGGATGGTAAAGGTG
Proteins encoded:
- the rlmB gene encoding 23S rRNA (guanosine(2251)-2'-O)-methyltransferase RlmB, which gives rise to MNDREKKPGRGRRPGGEAEEATLVEGRNAVTELLRSGRPVDKLFVAEGTHGRVGEILALARTAGVPVTQCDRRKLDHMSQTGNHQGVIAQAAAHTYASLDDLFQAAEDKGEAPLFVVCDGIEDPHNLGAILRSAEAAGAHGVIIPKRRAVGLTGVVARASAGAIEHILVHKAVNLAAALEELKARGVWIYGAEADGNAELYTADFAGPTALVIGSEGSGLSRLTRETCDFLVSIPMRGKVNSLNASNAAAVLLYEAVRRRTCGVKGDRTE